GAAACCATAGTCAATGCAATCCTTGGGAGAGAGCTATCCATGACAGAGGCTAAAGTTGCGTAGATGAAAAAATAGATCAGAAACAcagtagattttttcagataaggAAAATATAGGATAAGTTGTTGACTAATTACCAGTTTCAGTTGTTGGTATGTCATTCCACTTGAATTTGCCTAATTGTAATCTTGTTTGGAGCTGCCAAATATGCTATGTTTACCaatttctaggtttgtgttcgcaatcacttggagcacctagcaacctcaaaacgatcgactttcacaatggaatctgctttcaaagatggcatgtaatgattagcatgtccgacgggagtaaacccatgaatcacggaatctgcaaatagtattatccaacaaagaatcaggaaataaattaaaactattatgttaaataagtgtgatagatcgaagattaacttaccttttcatcgaggaaaagaaccgtgattcccacaaactccctgtctttcttgaagttcagcgAATCCCATAAgcggaggaagccagaggctatgctctgactactaagaccaagacggagagactcaaaggttgagtgacggacgccgggacgccggtttgacgaactggagaggcagagagaaacattttctagaagatggttaaagctaagaggaatcaatgagttttgtggagatgcagattgagttcatcaaagatgataatcatatatatatggtttacagaggggctacaaatcaggaacatttatgatcaagcgatttaagatggggacatgaagagttcaccggtgaaaaaatagattacgaacatacacacggcgcaactctgtaactcagacttgtttgagacaatgatgaaaagaacccatattaaactacaacagattacaatataggaaaaccataattgttgcaaacttaagcttttttcatataacgtgatgaatctcatttaaaaatgaaaccataacacacttgtaggtccgaccctcagaggaagccgaagaagcaagggcttccgaccttcataaatatatattaggttcggccatcaatgtacaaaggtatcagttagcttagtggtataaatgttggtgttatATCTTAATAACTCGGGTTCGAGCCATGAGCTTGACacttttttacactttttaaaagtgaagCCCACAAAAAGATGACGTGGCGCGCTGAGAAGTGAGCAAAAActgatctattataatatagattgttGCTATAGATTATCGAATTAGAAAATACAAAGGCGTAACAATGGTGTAAACATATCCGATTTTTTCATGATTGTGAGTAATAAAACCTTTTAAttagtaaaaattaaatagaaataaGCTATAATTTTAGGGagtaaaaatgatataaaacaaaaaaaaacaaaaagggcAATTGCAGTTGATATACACGATAAAAAGATTATTTAGGTAATCGGTTCGGTACTGTTCTACTTTTCGTATATACCAAAAGTAATCTTATAACTAGATTGTCGCAATCTGACTCTCCTATGTCACAATAACTCTATGCTAACTAGCTAttttagagcatgtttattgcaggTATCTTAGGTTGAGTTTTTTAccgtaatataagatacggtctcttagtttttaactaaaaaagctaacaAGACGtctcttatatcttttatttaagagacgtctcttagattttttagttaaaaactaatagaccgtatcttatattacgatAAGAGACCAAACCTAAAAGAcctgcaataaacatgctcttagttACGTGCACTAGATCTGAGTCCCGTGTTCGAAAACGCGACGCGGAGCTGCTTAATCGGGCGCTGGAACGCTAGGCGGAGATTCGGTCACCGTAGCGAATGTACCATGTTCAGCCAAGACATCAGAtttattaagaagaaaaaaattggagtttttaatgttttaaatcgAAGAATGAAGAACAGATCTATGTATTGATGTATAAAAACTCAGAAAAGCTTATAAATTTAGAGGATTTGGTAAATCCATGGTTGACGGCCGCAAAAAAAGTATTCCAGAGAAACCTAAACTATCGGAAGGAAAAAAAAGATGTAATTACAATAATACCACTCATTAAACAAATCACTAAGTATTGCAGAGAAACCTAAACCATCGGAAGGGAAAAGAACATGTAATTACAATAATACCACTCATTAAAGAAATcactaaaaatgaaaaaaaagttggCCCTAAAGCTCACTCGCGCTCGAGTAAGAAATGTTTAAAAGCACTCTTGGTTACCACTAGACCGCTGTAACTAAACTGTTTTAATATACGAaagttaataaatatatatatatatatatgtacgtaTCCGAAACTTCAAAAGTACTCAAAATTAATCCCCGATTACTTCCCAATTTATCTCcgatttttttgttaactctCTAGGTGCATGTCGACCGCCCAAATAATGCCTAGAAAAATTTCGAACATGAGATCTGACACATCGAGAAGCAACATCTGTAGCTACGGAGTTAGCAATAATTATCCTAACTGTacgaaatcttttttttttgaaaatgcaaAAATGCATATCACTtccaataatataatttttgtattttagattatattttggataaaattttagattctcgaaaataaaatttgagtttttggaTAAAGTTTTGGGTATATtacaatttagggtttaaagtttaggatttatggtttagggtttacccgctaggattttgggtttaaggcttagggtttagggttttaggatttaaggttttagtattttggattatttttagataaaattttaagttttcaaaaatataatttgggtaTTTGGgtaaattttttgatattttatgacttaaggtttaggatttagggttcaaCCCCCTCCCCtccagggtttagggtttacagcttatggtttagggtttatgatttagggtttatgatttttgTATCTTGGATtattttttggataaaattttatattttcaaaaatataatttaggtATTTGGGTAAAGTTTTGGGTATTTTACAACttaaggtttaaggtttatggTTCACCTCTTAAGttttaggatttacggtttagggtttagagttttattatttatggtttAAAGTTTGCTCTCCATGATTTTGAGTTTACGgcttaaagtttagggttttaataatttttatttgttattttttagtGGCGAcgtgtaaaaataatttttttggttcttaCAGGTTTCGGATCGGTTTGGACTTTTAGAATCCGAAAAGAATTCGAAGACcaaaaaatatgagaaatccaaaaaaaaatacttgagaATAATTTAATACCTTAAACATACCCAAATTTTGACCTAAAATCTGAtatgaaaacatgaaaaaataaccgtaattttatttgattatcgTTTTGTGATTTCTGAATCTGAACTGCAGGTGGAAATTTTGatcgaaaaaagaaaaaaaaatacaagtggAAATATGTGTAACACAAAACGTCACTTTAGTCTGACATGGCATAACTCAGGCAAGGAATATCTACTTTACACGGACAAATTGGTTTTCATTATATAATAACTGTAATTTAGTTGGTTACTAGCGTTCATGGTTTTCTAGCCAAATtggccaaacaaaaaaaaagagaaagcgaaactagttattattttttttgtaacttataaACTAGTTATTTTTGGTTAGAAAGATAAATGTTTAAGAATGCATAAgtgctgttcgtttggttgacGCAGCTACCTGCGGCTATGTCGgcgtcaatttttttaataaactcttGTTCGTTTCATTAACGCCGGTAATGCATCTGCGTCTGCGTCTAAACGATGCGTCTTCGCGTCGATCGCCGAAAAAATTTGAATCTGCAATTAAAACTCTGTGTCTGATGTTTATTTTACACATTTGCCCTTACTATATTTCATTATTTACAATAAAACCTAACCCTGATTTCTCCAAAGACGCAGCTCTTCTCCATTGACTCAGCTTTTGTCTCTTTCGTCTCAGCCTCTCATCTCCATCTCCGACCTTCGAGCTCTCTCATGTCCATCTCCAACCTTCGAGCTCTCTCATCTCCATCTCCGACGTAGACCTCGAGATCTCTCTTCTCCGACGACGCTTATCACGGGCTCTCTCATCTCTGAAGCTTATCACGAGCTCTCTCATCTCTGACGGTTATTACGAGCTCTCTCATCTCTGCTTATCACGAGCTCTCTTATCTCCTCCGATTTGGGTTTCAAACATTGTTGAGGTAACTAAAAGTTTCTGATTTCTTAGTATAACTTATCATGTCATCTTGCTCCAGCTTCGTCTTCACCTTTCCTTGTCTACAATTTTTTCAGGTCTGGAGCTCGAAGCTTCTCTCACTCGAGCTCGCTCTCCATCGTCTTCATCGATCTCAggctctctccatctctctcatctcagcctctctctcgAGTCTTCAGGTATGATGTTTGATGGGTTTTGTAGTCTCAGCCAATCAATCGTAGTGTTGAGTTTTGTTCATGTGTGGGTTCGTGAGTTCCTCTTACACAAAGCTCATGTCTTTGTTGGGTTTTGCTATGGTGGATGTTTCAGTTCAGAGCTTCTGTTGAAACGACATCACTTTAGGGAAGAAGACAACTCTACTCACCATTAGGTACATGAGCCTCTCTCCCTCTATGTAAATTCATACACACATATGCAACAAGATAATAAGATTTAGGTTTAGTTCTGAGATTTTGATTGTGAtatgtatttcttaaaaaatattctcaCGATTGTTTAATGCCAATTGTGGAGAAAGACTTGTGAATAcaacaattaatatattaattatttcttcttcttttttgttctgTCTGATTTTCCGTGTGTAAAGATTACAATCAAAGTGCTTAGATTATGATAGCTTTTCCATTAAAATAAATGGATGCATTTCAACAGAGAAGGGTAGACTGTGGGGTCATCTATTACTCATGATGGGTTTGTTGCTGTTGCTATATAGCATAGATGATAACTTCATGTTCTCATAGCATAGATGATAACTTCATGTTCTCATTGCTTATTCTTTCTGCTTTTTTTTGCAGGTCTCAGGCTCGCAAGGTCAAACCCTCTACAAGCTCACTCTCTCGATGACAATAGATGTAAGCTCAGACCCTTCTTGTTTGCATTTGTGTATAGAAATGTCTTTAGATTGTATGGAACTTGAGTTTGTGTATAGAAATGTCTTTAGATTGTATGGAACTTGAGTTTATGTGTATAGAACTGTGTTTAGGTTGTATGGAACTTGAGTTTATGAGTTTATAAATGGAACTTGCTGTATGTGTTTTGCTTTAGACTTGGAAATCTGAGGAAACTAGGTATTTTTTCGGACTCtatgcggaagagagaagaaaaagaaataaggTTGGTACATCAATGAATAAAGTGGGGAAAACAAACATTATGGAGTCGTTTGAACAGCGGTTTAAGAAGAATTTTCCTGATTGGAGGCCCTACAAGAGCAACTACGACACCAGTAGGAAGAAATATATCAAGATTAAGACGCTGACTCAAAATAGGACAGGGCTTGGGTTTGATGACATGGGAAGGATTGACATGTCAGATGATTGGTGGAGTGAACGCGAAAGGGTCAGTTTCACATTATTCTCTCTTCAGTTTCACATTTTACTATATATCATAATGATAATAAGCAGCTTATATTACATTTTTTCTCTGTTAATGGCATTGCTATCACTAActtactctttctttttttgttgtataGGAGTGTCCTGGGATTAGAAGATCTGTATGCAAAGAGATTAGTAACATGGATATGTTTGAAGCAGAATTTGGTGGTGTAGTAGTAACTGGAGCTGAAGGATGGAGCGCTCAACATGGAGAAGCCAGTTTGAACTCTAGAGTGGGTgaagatgatggtgatgatgaagctgattcTCAGCCAGCAGCAGAAACTCAAGCATTGGAGACAGAAACACATCCACAAGCCCCACGCCAAACTCAGCCATCGACTCAGACTCATTCTGGAAGTTCAAGAGCAAAAAGAAGGCGTAAGGAGAAAGACATGGTTGTAGAAGCTTGTGTGAAACGGACTGAAACTCTTGAGGTGAAGAACAAGATAGCGGAACGGATGTTGGAGCGTCAAGAAGCTTTTAGTATTGAGAATGTGTTGGAGATACTGTATGCTTTGCCTGAAGTGAGAGAGTGGTCTCCACTATATGAAGCAGCAATGGAAATTCTCATAGATAATGAAGGAAACCGAAGAGCCTTTGTAACAATGAAGACAGATGAAGCTAAGATTAGGTTTCTGGAGCTTAGGACTAAGATAAAACGCAATGATGACTAGTATGGAATTAAGGATTAGTCTTCTTTTGTGATCTTGATGGAACTAGTATGGAGCTTAGGACTAGTCTTCTTTGTGATCTTGCTGGAACTACTATGGATTTTAGGATTAGTCATTTTTGTGATCTTGTTGGTCTGATCTTTGTATGAGTCTTTTGTGATCTTGTTGGTttgatccttgtatgaactctGCCTTTTGTGGCTTTATATATATGGtctttttatgtttctttaCTTGCTGTATCCACGTATTTATAAATGTGTAAAACAGGTTGGTCTTAGGATGATTTTATTACTGGTCGTGTTTCTGATgatggttttatatatatacttgcaGTGTGTGTAAAACAGGTTGTTGTTTGGTTACTTGGTCATTTATATTGTGTCTTGTGtattgtataattatatgtCTTGTGTAATAACAGGTTGTGTCTTGTATTGCTTTCATTGATCTCTACATATTGTTTTGGTGCTGATAATAATCTTAtacattgtttttgttttaatttagcttataatttatgataaaaatattgttatatttgtatatttgacCAAAAGTTTATATACCAagtaaacataatattttaatggatgtaaatatatttaaattatattttttttatttaaaatacaattttacaaatttttaaaaataaaatatgaagaaataaaaatagcTGCAGCGTCTATCAAACGAACAACCCAAAAATCAGCTTCCTGCATCGGCGTCGGCGTCAGCGTCAACTTCCTGCGTCTTCTAAACGAACAATAATACAATAATCTGCGTCGGCATCAGCGTCGACGTCAGCGTCtacaaaacgaacaacaacatATCTTTATTAACGCCGACGCCGACGCTGACGCCGAAAACTGGGCAACCAAACTAACATGACTATAGTCAAAAGTTTTGCTTGGACACCATGTAAACAAAACGAATATACATTCTTTTCAAAGTTAAACATTggatacaatatatatataaaattataattgtatGACGGTATAAGCTAAAATCCTAATGAATTCTAATGATATTGTATGTATATTCACCTAAATTACTCTTTTTAATCAGGAAGTTTGAAAAATACTgttttgtgtttataaatttgtaaaatacataattttagttttttcggTCACATAATTTtccatttaaataaaatttgaactTTTAGTTGACAAACTACAATTGCATGGAAACATTatcttatacaataaaataGACTTGTCTCTCTCCTCATTAAGCCACGTCAGCATGGAGGGGGGGGGCTTACGTCGACACGTGGCGGCAAACTAGAGCAGTTCTGACTTCTGCGGAACTCATTTCTCTAATACCACTTACTCGAATTTGAGCTTTTGTTACAAATTCATATTGAGCCCAGTTCTTTAGCCCAATCCCTAGAACATTTTTTAGAAGCCCACTTAGCATTATGTTTGTtcgtgcttcttcttcttacgtCTGCGACATAGCCGACGAAAATACACAGAAACTTAAAGCGCTGATTGATCTTTGTAACGTCTCACCAATCCTTTAATCCATTCTTTACTCCGAGTTTTTCCTTGATTAATTCACTCCTCCCACTTGAAGAATTCGATCTACGTCTTCGTTTTCCACTGTAACCGGCGGAAACTTCAGCTATAAATATCGGATTTTCTTACGATTCACAGTACAACCCAAACGAGATCCAGAAACATACTATTTCCTAGCAACCGATTCTGATGGCGAATTCATACACTCTCCTTGCCGATTTGAGAACCGATGCTCTAACATTGCCGAGGTTCGTCTCCTCAAGTTCTAGGAGGCCAGCGGGGATCTGATGAGTGTTGAGATGTTACTGATTGATGAGAATGTAAGCACCATTTTCCCCCGACTAACCCTCTCcacaaatacatatattttggtTTCTAACGTTTGGTTTTGCTCATTTCGAACAGTCTTTTGTAGTGCCATGTTTACTTAGGATTCACAGAACACACCAAATTCGTTGAGCTAGCAGCAACCATCAACCTAATTCCTCACGAGATGTTTAGGTTATGTACGTATGACCAGTTTCTCCTACAACTAATACTAACACTGATTTACGAGGTCTGTCCATTAGATTCTCGAAACTGATGATACCTACCTCTTTTACTATTCTTTGGTTGCAGATTTGGTTGGTGAAGTGAAGGGCATCAAGACCATTTTCAATGACGTGACACAGAACACAGACCACATAAAGTATAATGGCATACTTGCAAATTAACAGCTTCGTTTCAACCGCAGTTTTGAACATGTGGCTCAGAATTGACAAGTATGCGTTTAATGAAAATTGACAGGAGGTGATAACCATGGCTGCCTCCATTAACATCAGATTTTTCTCATAATTCACGGCTTGGTGGCTTTACTAACCTGTTATGGGTTTACAATGAAACATGGCTGGTGCAGTGTCTCAatataaagttttatagatatctGCGTTTATACTTGGAATCAA
The window above is part of the Brassica napus cultivar Da-Ae chromosome C8, Da-Ae, whole genome shotgun sequence genome. Proteins encoded here:
- the LOC106418878 gene encoding uncharacterized protein LOC106418878, which gives rise to MDAFQQRRVSGSQGQTLYKLTLSMTIDTWKSEETRYFFGLYAEERRKRNKVGTSMNKVGKTNIMESFEQRFKKNFPDWRPYKSNYDTSRKKYIKIKTLTQNRTGLGFDDMGRIDMSDDWWSERERECPGIRRSVCKEISNMDMFEAEFGGVVVTGAEGWSAQHGEASLNSRVGEDDGDDEADSQPAAETQALETETHPQAPRQTQPSTQTHSGSSRAKRRRKEKDMVVEACVKRTETLEVKNKIAERMLERQEAFSIENVLEILYALPEVREWSPLYEAAMEILIDNEGNRRAFVTMKTDEAKIRFLELRTKIKRNDD